In Clostridium sp. JN-1, one genomic interval encodes:
- a CDS encoding DUF4373 domain-containing protein: MARPQKEGLEYFPLDVDMDQDDKVALIEAQHGLVGFGVVVKLLMKIYKHGYFYEWTEKQQLLFSKRVNVDINSLNAIINDCVKWELFDKNAFETYNVLTSKGIQRRYIEAVGRRQKVKIYKEYLLLDDETINVYKNLVIVDINSNNEEVNANINPQSKVKESKVKKSKEEREGKKVSDDRNSLSEKSLELCKYYETLKPGESISKHVAALNVFIKTYGYDWCKEALLITISNKNSFIKEYMAKILKNWAANGKESSTKNVKYGCHKESTFNNFEQRDYDFKDLERKLLGIDGKG, from the coding sequence TTGGCTAGGCCTCAAAAAGAAGGATTGGAATATTTTCCTCTAGATGTAGATATGGATCAAGATGATAAAGTTGCACTTATAGAAGCACAACATGGATTAGTTGGTTTTGGTGTAGTAGTTAAGTTATTAATGAAAATTTATAAACACGGTTACTTCTATGAGTGGACAGAAAAACAGCAATTATTGTTTTCAAAGAGGGTTAATGTAGACATTAACTCACTTAATGCAATCATTAATGATTGCGTTAAGTGGGAATTGTTCGATAAAAATGCCTTTGAAACTTACAACGTACTTACTTCCAAGGGAATTCAAAGACGTTATATAGAAGCAGTAGGGAGAAGGCAAAAGGTAAAAATATACAAAGAATACCTACTTTTAGATGATGAAACCATTAATGTGTACAAAAACTTAGTTATTGTTGACATTAACTCTAATAACGAGGAAGTTAATGCAAACATTAATCCCCAAAGTAAAGTAAAGGAAAGTAAAGTAAAGAAAAGTAAAGAAGAGAGAGAAGGAAAAAAGGTTTCTGATGACAGAAACTCTCTCTCTGAAAAATCACTTGAACTTTGTAAATATTACGAAACATTAAAACCGGGTGAAAGTATAAGCAAACATGTGGCAGCTTTAAACGTGTTTATAAAAACTTATGGGTATGATTGGTGCAAAGAAGCACTACTCATAACTATCAGCAATAAAAATAGCTTTATAAAAGAGTATATGGCTAAAATACTAAAAAATTGGGCTGCAAATGGCAAGGAAAGCAGCACTAAAAACGTTAAGTATGGCTGCCACAAGGAAAGTACGTTTAATAATTTTGAGCAGAGGGACTATGATTTTAAAGACTTAGAGAGAAAACTTTTAGGAATAGATGGAAAGGGATAG
- a CDS encoding site-specific integrase gives MQGSVRKKGGKWYYSFEVGRVNGKRKRVERAGGSTKAEAEKALRQALNEFEKCGSVVDESNISTADYFDYWYKEYVLVNLKYNTQQDYKRIINKHIKPALGSYRLKTLKPSTLQGFLNKKYVEGFSKNSIRGFYGVLSGALKQAVYPYQFIKQSPMIYVKMPKFDNIENEDKLKIITIDQFKTILKRFPQGSNFYIPLQIAFNTGMRAAEVCGLTWGCVDLENKNIRVEKILIGKGKGIWEFGTPKTKSSHRTIDIGDTLVKILKRHQTWQKENKLKYGRYYANSNFVCTKENGEPITTGSLKYLSRVVNYELGIKFHFHSLRHTHATMLLESGAQPKEIQKRLGHSKISTTMDTYSHVTKKMKNNTINILKNEVLKKLPTL, from the coding sequence GTGCAAGGCTCAGTTAGAAAAAAAGGTGGTAAATGGTATTATAGTTTTGAGGTTGGTCGAGTAAATGGAAAAAGGAAAAGAGTTGAACGCGCTGGAGGATCGACTAAAGCCGAAGCCGAAAAAGCTTTAAGACAAGCTTTAAATGAATTTGAAAAATGTGGTTCTGTAGTTGACGAAAGTAATATTTCCACAGCGGATTATTTTGACTATTGGTACAAGGAATACGTACTTGTAAATCTTAAATACAATACCCAGCAAGATTACAAAAGAATTATTAATAAACATATAAAACCAGCTTTGGGATCCTATAGATTAAAGACTTTAAAGCCAAGTACACTGCAAGGCTTCTTAAACAAGAAGTATGTAGAAGGATTCAGTAAAAACTCTATACGTGGATTTTATGGTGTACTTTCAGGGGCATTGAAGCAAGCTGTGTATCCTTATCAGTTCATAAAACAAAGTCCTATGATATATGTAAAAATGCCAAAGTTTGATAATATCGAAAATGAAGATAAGCTAAAAATAATTACAATAGATCAATTTAAAACAATACTTAAAAGATTTCCACAAGGAAGCAATTTCTATATTCCACTGCAGATAGCTTTTAATACTGGAATGAGAGCTGCAGAAGTTTGTGGGCTTACTTGGGGTTGTGTTGATCTAGAAAACAAAAATATAAGGGTTGAAAAAATATTAATTGGCAAAGGTAAGGGCATATGGGAGTTTGGTACTCCAAAAACTAAAAGTTCTCATAGAACTATTGATATTGGAGATACCTTAGTTAAAATTTTAAAGCGCCATCAAACATGGCAGAAAGAAAATAAATTAAAATACGGAAGATATTATGCAAATTCTAATTTTGTCTGTACTAAAGAAAATGGTGAACCTATAACTACCGGTAGTTTAAAGTATTTAAGCCGTGTAGTCAATTATGAGCTTGGAATAAAATTTCACTTTCATTCATTAAGGCATACTCATGCTACCATGCTTTTAGAATCAGGTGCACAACCTAAAGAAATTCAGAAACGACTTGGTCACAGCAAAATATCAACTACAATGGATACTTATTCTCATGTTACAAAAAAGATGAAAAATAATACTATAAATATACTAAAAAATGAAGTATTAAAAAAACTTCCGACATTATAA
- a CDS encoding DUF6011 domain-containing protein produces the protein MDRCLICHRKLKDSESKKRGIGPTCWRRVMKVVEEDKERRKANIAKRRRSTGEIPGQINLFEMGEEDEKM, from the coding sequence ATGGATAGATGTCTTATCTGCCATAGGAAACTAAAGGATTCTGAAAGTAAGAAAAGAGGAATAGGACCGACCTGTTGGCGTAGGGTTATGAAGGTAGTTGAGGAGGACAAGGAACGGAGAAAAGCCAACATAGCCAAAAGAAGAAGATCAACTGGGGAAATACCAGGGCAGATAAATCTTTTTGAAATGGGTGAAGAGGACGAAAAAATGTAA
- a CDS encoding helix-turn-helix domain-containing protein, whose product MTNEERDQIILLRCQGLSYEKISKALGLKRDTIRAFCKRNGLNGQAADIKESHKKIVIDEFTYKICLYCGKKLEQKQTGRRKKYCSIECKREWEKGHRKIYILKCQYCGKDYESKGFKNRKYCSHECYIRDRFWREEDAAEILRKLFKRESIPSIPKWVKDLLLKTNDE is encoded by the coding sequence ATGACGAATGAGGAAAGAGATCAAATAATATTATTGAGATGCCAGGGTTTAAGTTATGAGAAGATATCAAAAGCATTAGGATTGAAGCGGGATACAATTAGGGCGTTTTGTAAAAGAAATGGTCTTAATGGTCAAGCAGCTGATATTAAAGAATCCCATAAAAAAATAGTTATTGATGAATTCACATACAAGATTTGCCTTTATTGTGGGAAAAAACTTGAGCAAAAACAAACAGGCCGAAGAAAAAAATACTGCAGTATAGAATGTAAAAGAGAATGGGAAAAAGGGCATAGAAAAATATATATTCTTAAATGCCAATATTGTGGCAAAGACTATGAGTCTAAAGGATTTAAAAATCGAAAATATTGTAGCCATGAGTGCTATATTCGAGATAGGTTTTGGAGAGAAGAAGATGCTGCTGAGATTTTAAGAAAATTATTTAAAAGAGAAAGTATTCCTTCAATACCTAAATGGGTAAAAGATTTATTGCTTAAAACAAATGATGAGTAA
- a CDS encoding helix-turn-helix transcriptional regulator, with translation MGVLQKRKANFKLKGLRVEHNLKQSDIAKKIGIAESTYNRKENGYTDFSATEMYKISKVFKKDPAFIFFDNKVAK, from the coding sequence GTGGGAGTATTGCAAAAAAGAAAAGCTAACTTTAAATTGAAAGGATTAAGGGTAGAACATAATTTAAAACAGTCCGATATAGCTAAAAAAATTGGTATAGCAGAATCTACCTATAATAGAAAAGAAAACGGATATACTGATTTTTCAGCAACTGAAATGTATAAAATCAGCAAAGTTTTTAAAAAAGATCCTGCGTTTATTTTCTTTGATAATAAGGTTGCCAAATAG
- a CDS encoding helix-turn-helix transcriptional regulator, with translation MDKECRNIYQIARESAGLTQEKASELMDICVESLRAYESGRRIPPDRIVIKMIEIYNTQYLAYQHLKTSAEVGQKYLPDIIIEDLPASILKLHTEIKDYIDCEDLLMGICSDGKVSENEACDFKKICKELDDVLEAIYTFKFSKKKSE, from the coding sequence ATGGACAAAGAGTGCAGAAATATCTACCAAATAGCAAGAGAAAGTGCAGGCTTGACTCAAGAAAAAGCATCCGAGTTAATGGACATATGTGTTGAAAGCCTGAGGGCATATGAAAGTGGTAGAAGAATACCACCGGATCGAATAGTTATCAAAATGATAGAGATATATAATACGCAGTATCTAGCATATCAACATCTTAAAACAAGCGCTGAGGTAGGACAGAAGTATTTGCCTGACATTATAATTGAAGATTTGCCAGCATCAATATTAAAACTTCATACAGAGATTAAAGATTATATTGATTGTGAAGATTTACTCATGGGAATCTGTTCTGATGGAAAAGTTAGTGAAAATGAAGCTTGTGATTTTAAGAAGATATGTAAAGAACTTGATGATGTACTTGAAGCAATTTACACTTTTAAATTTTCTAAGAAGAAATCTGAATAG
- a CDS encoding lambda-exonuclease family protein has translation MYKVLVKTKDMTELEWLKSRQHGIGGSDAGAIIGVNKWRTPFQVYMDKTQEINEPSEQSEAAYWGTELEDLVAREFSKRTGKKVRRRNAILQSTEYPFMTANLDREVAGEKSLLECKTVNAFGAKEWDSDEIPASYLVQVMHYLAVTGYEKAYIAVLIGGQKFLYKEVDRDEELIKMIIDAEKNFWENFIVKKVPPPLDGSTAAEKYLRERYSASTPETSVNLKSEYKDKIKDYFELKNTIKDLELQAKKIENNIKLELGEAEVGYAPDYEIDWKSITSNRFDSKGFRKDHPELFKEYLNTSSYRKFSIKEVKA, from the coding sequence TTGTACAAGGTATTAGTTAAAACTAAAGATATGACAGAACTAGAATGGCTAAAAAGCAGACAGCATGGCATTGGCGGTTCTGATGCTGGAGCAATTATTGGAGTAAATAAGTGGAGAACACCATTTCAAGTATACATGGATAAAACTCAAGAAATAAATGAACCTAGTGAGCAAAGTGAAGCTGCTTACTGGGGGACTGAACTTGAAGATCTTGTTGCAAGAGAATTTTCAAAGAGGACAGGTAAAAAGGTTAGAAGGAGAAATGCAATACTTCAAAGTACTGAATATCCTTTTATGACAGCAAATTTGGATAGAGAGGTAGCAGGTGAAAAGTCATTACTCGAATGTAAAACAGTAAATGCTTTTGGAGCTAAAGAATGGGATTCTGATGAAATACCTGCAAGTTATTTAGTACAAGTCATGCATTACTTAGCAGTAACAGGGTATGAAAAAGCATATATAGCAGTACTTATAGGTGGGCAAAAGTTTCTTTATAAAGAAGTAGATAGGGATGAGGAGCTTATAAAAATGATTATAGATGCAGAAAAGAATTTTTGGGAGAATTTCATAGTTAAAAAGGTACCGCCTCCACTAGACGGATCTACAGCAGCAGAAAAATATTTAAGGGAAAGGTACAGCGCTTCAACTCCTGAAACTAGTGTGAATCTAAAGTCTGAATATAAGGACAAGATAAAGGATTATTTTGAACTTAAAAATACAATTAAGGATTTAGAATTACAGGCTAAGAAAATTGAAAATAACATAAAACTTGAACTAGGTGAAGCCGAGGTGGGATATGCACCTGATTATGAAATTGACTGGAAGAGCATAACTTCAAATAGATTTGATAGTAAGGGATTTAGGAAAGATCATCCTGAGTTATTTAAAGAGTATCTAAATACGAGTTCGTACAGGAAATTTAGTATCAAGGAGGTAAAAGCATAA
- a CDS encoding helix-turn-helix domain-containing protein: MDNEILYTVDEVAMKLKTNKNMVYDLIRRGYISALKLGRLKVTKFELLRFAKWAQGKDFTNLDNVKDLTFQKKEA, from the coding sequence ATGGACAATGAAATACTCTATACAGTTGATGAAGTAGCCATGAAGTTAAAAACTAATAAAAATATGGTATATGACTTGATAAGAAGAGGATATATTTCAGCATTAAAACTTGGCAGATTAAAAGTAACGAAGTTTGAACTTCTAAGGTTTGCAAAATGGGCACAGGGTAAAGACTTTACTAATTTGGACAATGTAAAAGATCTTACGTTTCAAAAAAAGGAGGCGTGA
- a CDS encoding recombinase RecT, translating to MATSKSLKNELAKKEKEKLPKDPFKALVYSAGIKKRFEDMLDKQADGFITSLLNLKQDKLKKCDNMTVLGSALKAASLKLPIDPNLGFAWIIPFKNHGKLEAQFQIGYRGFIQMAQRSGQYKKLNVTEIYEGQLKSFNPLTEEIELDLDNKQSDAVIGYAAYFRLLNGFEKMVYWSKEKVTSHAKRFSKSFGNGPWKTDFDAMARKTVLKNMLSTWGILSIDMQEAVISDNKIIKTDEENYELLEEGTEDPQGVEATDVEYTEAGEDTNSSDDGKDPYEGTPFSENTKS from the coding sequence ATGGCTACAAGCAAGAGCTTAAAAAATGAATTGGCTAAGAAAGAAAAGGAAAAGTTACCTAAAGATCCATTCAAGGCTTTAGTGTATTCAGCAGGAATAAAGAAAAGATTTGAGGATATGCTTGATAAACAAGCTGATGGTTTTATAACAAGTTTACTTAATTTAAAGCAGGATAAATTAAAGAAATGCGACAACATGACAGTTTTGGGGAGTGCCTTAAAGGCAGCTTCCTTGAAACTTCCGATAGATCCTAACCTCGGTTTTGCATGGATTATACCATTTAAGAATCATGGGAAGCTAGAAGCACAATTTCAAATAGGATACAGAGGATTTATACAGATGGCTCAAAGGTCCGGACAGTATAAAAAGTTAAATGTTACGGAGATTTACGAAGGACAGCTCAAAAGTTTTAATCCACTTACTGAAGAGATAGAACTTGATCTTGATAATAAACAATCTGATGCGGTTATTGGATATGCAGCGTATTTTAGATTGCTGAACGGATTTGAAAAAATGGTTTACTGGAGTAAAGAAAAGGTAACATCACATGCTAAAAGGTTTAGCAAAAGTTTTGGCAACGGACCATGGAAAACAGATTTTGATGCTATGGCTAGAAAGACAGTATTAAAGAATATGTTATCTACTTGGGGTATCTTAAGTATTGATATGCAGGAAGCAGTCATAAGTGATAATAAGATAATTAAGACTGACGAAGAGAACTATGAACTTCTTGAGGAAGGAACAGAAGATCCTCAGGGAGTAGAAGCTACTGATGTGGAGTATACCGAAGCTGGAGAAGATACAAATAGTTCAGATGATGGTAAAGATCCATACGAAGGTACACCATTTTCGGAAAATACTAAGTCATAA
- a CDS encoding DNA adenine methylase, whose translation MKLKNLSNIKWIGGKHGKEERYLKLMPEHRIFADVFFGSGAVTFYKETIRPADMTVINDINDRLVNYMMVLKDDPGSLYKECNSLPYSESLYEKWKWEPWPEDQLQSAVRFYYLMRVCFGGGGHKYKNGIGLSKTQNKAKQLVSATKLIPRMAGLIKNWNILCRDFEEVIRFYDTKDTLFFLDPPYIGHEDMYFGGFKREDHIRLNKILENIKGKAMVCYYPDPLVNELYSDWYRAEYHTASQIKKRTDGDKCPVRTELILMNYKPEVTEQLKII comes from the coding sequence TTGAAACTTAAGAATTTAAGCAATATCAAATGGATTGGTGGCAAACATGGGAAAGAAGAAAGATACCTTAAGCTTATGCCTGAACATAGAATATTTGCAGATGTTTTCTTTGGATCAGGGGCAGTTACTTTTTACAAAGAAACTATAAGACCTGCTGATATGACAGTTATCAATGACATAAATGATAGACTTGTAAATTACATGATGGTCCTAAAAGATGATCCAGGAAGTCTTTATAAAGAGTGCAACTCACTTCCGTATTCAGAGAGTTTGTATGAAAAGTGGAAATGGGAACCATGGCCAGAAGATCAACTTCAATCGGCAGTTAGGTTTTATTATTTAATGCGTGTTTGTTTTGGCGGTGGAGGTCACAAGTACAAGAATGGTATAGGGCTTTCAAAGACACAGAATAAAGCTAAACAGTTAGTTTCAGCAACGAAGTTAATCCCTAGGATGGCAGGGTTAATAAAAAACTGGAATATACTTTGCAGGGATTTTGAAGAAGTAATAAGGTTTTATGACACCAAGGATACGTTGTTTTTCTTAGACCCACCGTATATAGGACATGAAGATATGTATTTCGGAGGATTTAAAAGGGAAGACCACATAAGGCTAAATAAGATTCTTGAAAACATAAAAGGCAAAGCTATGGTTTGTTACTATCCGGATCCATTAGTAAATGAATTATATTCTGATTGGTACCGAGCTGAGTATCATACGGCCAGCCAAATAAAAAAGAGAACTGATGGAGATAAGTGTCCGGTACGGACTGAATTAATTTTAATGAATTACAAGCCAGAAGTTACAGAACAATTGAAAATTATATAA
- a CDS encoding helix-turn-helix transcriptional regulator yields MATFNQRMKKLRNEKNVTLEELSKALNTTKSTLSRYENNLRTPNADFINQLANYYNVSTDYLLGNSDDRTLSAQKKDTPVEKISKSLDDDPELSEFWNLLKEREDLKLLFKQTKNMDSNDIKKIIRIIKAIEDEEDRNDG; encoded by the coding sequence ATGGCAACTTTTAATCAAAGAATGAAAAAACTTAGAAACGAAAAAAATGTTACTTTAGAAGAACTGTCTAAAGCATTAAATACAACTAAATCAACTTTGTCAAGATATGAAAATAACTTAAGAACTCCAAATGCTGATTTTATAAATCAGCTTGCTAATTACTATAATGTTTCTACAGACTATCTTCTTGGAAATTCAGACGATAGAACTCTATCTGCTCAAAAAAAAGATACACCAGTTGAAAAAATATCAAAATCATTAGATGATGATCCAGAACTATCTGAATTCTGGAATCTATTAAAAGAAAGAGAAGATTTAAAATTACTCTTCAAACAAACAAAGAACATGGATTCTAATGACATAAAGAAAATAATTAGAATTATAAAAGCTATCGAAGATGAAGAAGATAGAAATGATGGTTAA
- a CDS encoding helix-turn-helix transcriptional regulator: MINIGKRLIKIRKLNDISANKLAISIGVDPSTINKIEKGTAKPSIDLLIKVCNHFKITLSEFFNDDNNSEPVILNQQLKELLNSAKDLTPEQLELLSKFIKSIK; encoded by the coding sequence ATGATTAATATTGGTAAAAGATTAATAAAAATAAGAAAACTTAATGATATATCTGCTAATAAACTAGCTATTTCAATTGGTGTTGACCCTTCAACCATAAATAAGATTGAAAAAGGTACTGCAAAACCATCAATTGATTTATTAATTAAAGTTTGTAATCACTTTAAAATTACTCTTTCTGAATTCTTCAATGATGATAATAATTCAGAACCTGTTATTCTTAATCAACAGCTTAAAGAGTTATTAAATAGTGCTAAAGACCTAACTCCTGAACAACTTGAACTACTTTCTAAATTCATAAAATCAATAAAATAA
- a CDS encoding helix-turn-helix transcriptional regulator produces MLGDKIKKLREKHSLTQIQLADKVNADISTISKIENNKSNPSLPMLYKIAKVLDSTPDELIKNTEIKYFKLKSEETKKEVAS; encoded by the coding sequence GTGCTTGGCGACAAAATAAAAAAGCTAAGAGAAAAACATTCTTTAACCCAAATACAACTTGCTGACAAGGTTAACGCAGATATATCCACAATTTCAAAAATAGAAAATAACAAGTCCAATCCATCATTGCCTATGCTTTATAAAATTGCTAAGGTATTGGATTCTACTCCAGATGAATTAATAAAAAATACTGAAATAAAATATTTTAAACTGAAATCAGAAGAAACTAAAAAGGAGGTAGCGAGCTAA
- a CDS encoding DUF1064 domain-containing protein translates to MNWTQEEYDEFLKRRGQAAEKPKIKVQKYRNKGVWYDGLYFRSQLECQRYCQLKLLFNAGEIAGFILQPEFVLQEGNGENKAITYTADFLILNNDGTYDVEDTKGYESQQWKRTYKQFKLRYPKVDLKILREV, encoded by the coding sequence ATGAACTGGACTCAAGAGGAATATGATGAGTTTTTAAAGCGAAGAGGTCAAGCAGCAGAAAAACCCAAAATTAAGGTACAAAAATATAGAAATAAAGGTGTTTGGTATGATGGATTGTATTTTAGATCTCAATTAGAGTGTCAGAGATATTGCCAACTGAAGCTATTATTTAATGCAGGAGAAATAGCAGGATTCATATTGCAGCCTGAGTTTGTTCTTCAGGAAGGCAATGGAGAAAATAAAGCAATAACGTATACTGCTGATTTTTTAATATTGAATAATGATGGAACATACGATGTTGAAGATACTAAGGGTTATGAAAGTCAGCAATGGAAAAGGACGTATAAGCAATTCAAGCTGAGATATCCTAAAGTAGATTTAAAGATATTAAGAGAGGTTTAA